In Leucoraja erinacea ecotype New England chromosome 28, Leri_hhj_1, whole genome shotgun sequence, the following are encoded in one genomic region:
- the LOC129710453 gene encoding Na(+)/citrate cotransporter-like — protein sequence MSAPNKIDTKLNGPRLVVSRLYSRSASVQGMERAGGIDLRDVAAPRYQGLDREAYFAFIVMLMAVYWSTEVIPPPVIAIFPVVLFPMFGIMTSKEVCKQYMKDTSMLFLGGLMVAVAVETCNLHKRIALRALLLIGVQPALLMMGFMGVTAFLSMWISDTATAAMMVPITQAVLDLLSTTTTQPGDPEQGHGQTTGEQQLEEKDATDEENQPALISPVVQTQDAEVEIRVSVVPHSDEQSEQSRVQKMLSLCVCYSASIGGTATLTGPSQVLKGLLSQIFPDNGDVINFASWFGFSFPNMLIMLTCCWLWLHLLFLGVNFQRLRSCRRKNSPIEQAAYGIIQGEYRKLGLMSFAEKLVLGLVILLITLWFTREPGFVPGWGSLLNIEGKKFVTNATVGMFITVLMFIIPSHRPRLKGWAWNKAIAAEPGQCLPEDVIGSTVPRGPSVHQFVLWPQCVEVQRLVSLSSGPRVVLPSSTGIDSREQKDHRSGRLLEWKEVQRKLPWNVVLLMGGGFALVQGCEVSGLHVWMGRQLLPLKNLPPWSIAALLCLLISIFTECSSNVATATLFLPMLASMVVLFKLNPLYVMIPCTVSTSFAFMLPVATPPNAIVFSYGHVRVSDMVKAGFVLKVISVVSVTVAINTWGRAMFHIDTFPAWANISRSP from the exons ATGTCCGCACCAAACAAgattgataccaagttaaacgg TCCCCGGCTGGTTGTCTCCCGTTTGTATTCCCGCTCGGCAAGTGTCCAGGGGATGGAGAGGGCAGGAGGGATTGACCTGAGGGATGTTGCTGCTCCAAGATATCAGGGGCTCGATCGG GAAGCCTACTTTGCATTCATCGTGATGCTGATGGCCGTGTACTGGAGCACCGAGGTCATCCCTCCGCCTGTCATTGCCATCTTTCCTGTTGTCCTCTTCCCAATGTTCGGAATCATGACGTCCAAGGAA GTGTGCAAGCAGTACATGAAAGACACCAGCATGCTATTCCTCGGCGGGTTAATGGTGGCAGTGGCCGTGGAGACCTGCAACCTCCACAAGCGCATCGCACTGCGAGCCCTCCTCTTGATTGGCGTCCAGCCCGCTCT GTTGATGATGGGCTTCATGGGCGTCACGGCGTTCCTCTCCATGTGGATCAGTGACACGGCCACCGCCGCCATGATGGTGCCCATCACCCAGGCCGTGCTGGACCTGCTCAGCACCACCACCACACAGCCGGGAGATCCAGAGCAGGGACACGGACAGACCACCGGAGAGCAGCAACTGGAGGAGAAGGATGCCACAGATGAAGAGAATCAACCAG CTTTGATCTCTCCGGTGGTTCAGACTCAGGATGCTGAAGTGGAGATAAGGGTGTCCGTGGTCCCGCACAGTGATGAGCAGAGTGAGCAGTCGCGGGTACAGAAGATGCTCTCCCTGTGTGTCTGCTACTCCGCCAGTATTGGGGGCACGGCCACTCTCACCGGCCCCAGCCAGGTGCTGAAGGGGCTGTTAAGTCA GATCTTCCCCGACAATGGAGATGTGATCAACTTTGCCTCCTGGTTTGGCTTTTCCTTCCCGAACATGCTGATCATGCTGACCTGCTGCTGGCTCTGGCTGCACCTGCTGTTCCTGGGAGTGAA TTTTCAAAGGTTGCGGAGTTGTCGTAGGAAGAACTCGCCGATAGAGCAGGCGGCCTACGGCATTATCCAGGGGGAATACCGCAAACTGGGCCTCATGTCCTTCGCTGAGAAGCTAGTCCTCGGCCTTGTCATCCTGCTGATAACCCTCTGGTTCACCAGGGAGCCGGGCTTTGTGCCCGGCTGGggctccctcttaaacattgaagGCAAGAA GTTTGTCACCAACGCCACAGTGGGGATGTTCATCACGGTTCTCATGTTTATAATACCGTCTCACAGGCCACGGCTCAAAGGCTGGGCCTGGAACAAGGCAATTGCGGCTGAGCCAGGTCAGTGTCTGCCAGAGGACGTGATCGGGAGCACAGTGCCCAGAGGTCCTAGTGTCCATCAGTTTGTGCTGTGGCCCCAGTGTGTGGAGGTGCAACGCTTAGTTTCTCTGTCCAGTGGCCCCAGGGTC GtccttccttcctccacaggcatTGACTCCAGGGAACAGAAGGATCACCGCTCTGGCCGACTGTTGGAATGGAAAGAGGTCCAGCGGAAGCTGCCCTGGAATGTGGTGCTGCTGATGGGAGGAGGCTTTGCCCTGGTCCAAGGATGTGAG GTATCGGGCTTACACGTGTGGATGGGCAGACAACTGCTGCCATTGAAGAACCTGCCGCCATGGAGCATCGCTGCCCTGCTATGCCTGCTCATCTCCATCTTCACCGAGTGCTCCAGTAACGTGGCCACTGCCACCCTCTTCCTGCCCATGCTGGCCTCCATG GTCGTCTTGTTCAAATTGAACCCTCTCTACGTCATGATCCCATGTACCGTCAGCACCTCCTTCGCCTTCATGTTGCCAGTGGCCACTCCGCCCAACGCCATCGTCTTCTCCTACGGCCACGTCCGGGTGTCCGACATG